actactactactactactactactactactactactactgccatgaAGCTTAAAATAGATATGAAATTATTGCCAATTAAGgcgcatttttttcttctctttgcagGTAAGGTTAcaactacactactactactactactactactactactactactactactgccatgaAGCTTAAAATAGATATGAAATTATTGCCAATTAAGgcgcatttttttcttctctttgcagGTAAGGTTAcaactacactactactactactactactactactactactactactactactactactactattacaactacactactactactactactactacatctagaacaacttcactactactactactactactactacaactacactactactactactactactacaacttcactactactactactactactactacaaccactacaacaacacacaaacacacaaacaaacaaacacacacaaaaaaacaataaaaaataaaaaaatcgagAAATAAAACGAGAAATTCAATacacaaacaccaaaataaaaacaaacaaaaaacaaacaaacgaacaaattAACCTAACGACCGCCCCCCCCCGGCCCCctctacccccccccccaggTACGGCCCCCATGCTGCCGTTCCTCCCAGTGTACATCCGACAACAAGGCATTTCTCCCACTGGAATAAGCCTAATTTACACAGTTCTGCCGTTCTTAGGCCTAGTGAGCAAGGGGTTAAGTGGCTtcctctctgattggctgagaaTTCATCGCACTGTTTTCCTGTCGTCCATTGTCGTCTGCGCCCTTGGGTTCTtcaggtgtgtttgtttgtgcgtttgtttgtgtgttaatctgtttttttttctgatttttttcttattttttttattttttcatgttttttttctttttttttattgaatattggcgattttttttacttttttaggcgtttatacaaatattttccagtttattaatctctctctctctctctctctctctctctctctctctctctctcctctctctctctctctctctctctctctcttaatcctcttatctttcattctctctctctctctctctctctctctctctctctctctctctctctctctctctctctctctctctctctctctctctctctctctctctctctctctctctctctctctctctctctctccagcatctACTTCTGCCCTCCCATGCCAAGAGAGAGTGACCCCAAGCTAGCCAGCCTCAATATGACCTGTGGTGACCTCGGGAGTGACCTGACCTTCTGTGACCCCAGCCAGCGGTGTGCACGGGATGACTACCTGGCGACGCTGCCCAGTGACCTCCTTGTGACCTgccaagtgagagagagagagagagagagagagagagagagagagagagagagagagagattacttgtttttgtttgtttgtttgtttgtttgtttgtttgttgtgttctgtttttgattgtgtgtgtgtgtgtgtgtgtgtatgtgtgtgtgagagagagagagagagagagagagagagagagagagagagagaaagagattattattattattattattattattattattattattattattattactactactactactactactactactactactactactactactactactactactactactactactactactactacaattacagaTACaatgccaacaacaacaacgaccaccaccaccaccaccaccaccatccccaggaacagaagagaagagagagagagccgaacaacaacaacaacaacaacaacaacaacaacaacaacaacaactacaacaactctGCTTGCTGTGGGACGTCCAGCCTTGCCCTGACAAGCTAAATATGTCAGTTGTAACGAGCATAGGGTCGTTTAAGAGAACTTTTCATTGTACAAGCTTCCCTGTGGCCAATCTGACTGTGGAGGGGCAGGAGGTGAGTGCAGGTGTGGACAGGTGTGGTGGACGGGTGTGTTGGGGGCTGTGGGAGGggctgaaagggttaaaattgtgttttttttgtgtttttttgtgtttttttgtgtttttttgtgtgtagggGCAGGAGATGAGTgcaggtgtgggcaggtgtggtggacgggtgtgttggggggtgtgggaggggctgaaagggttaaaattgtgttttttttttttttttttttttttttttgtgtgtagggGTAGGAGGTGAGTgcaggtgtgggcaggtgtggtgggcaggtgtgttggggggagggcgGGTGTGTTCGGGTGTGGGAGGGGATGAAAGGGgtaaaattgtgtttttttgtgttttttgtgtgttttttgtgtgtttttgtgtttgtttaagggataagcagtgtgtgtgtgtgtgtgtgtgtgtgtgtgtgtgtatctctgtaaaaaaaaaaaacacacacaaaaaacaccaaaaaaaacaccacatcctttataaaaaacacgaacaatTCTCTTCTCAACAACATTTCAGCTTGAAGACCTCACCTGTCCagtcaacaccaccaacaccaccacagtgACCCCCACCGTGACCTGCCAAGCGACCTGTGATGACCCAGCCCTCATGACCTTCCTAGGGGCACCCCCGACGAAGGCCCCAAGCACTTACGAAGAGGTCATAGGTCATGTACAGTTCTGGCTGCACATGATCTGCATGGTGGTGGCTTGGGCAGGGCTggcggtgtgtgtggtgatgtccGACACAATCTGCTTCCAGTTACTAGGCACGTTTGggtgtttggtggtgtttgtgatgGTTTAAAGCACTCGCAAACACCCCAGAACACTCTTAGACACtgtaaacacccaaaaacaccctaaaaacacccaaaaactcctaaaaactccccaaaaacacccaaaaactccccaaaaacacccaaaaactccccaaaaacaccccaaaaacactcataaacaccccaaaaacattCACAAACACTGCAGAACACTCTTAGACACtgtaaacacccaaaaacacccaaaaaacactcataaacaccccaaaacaccactAAACACCCCagaacactccaaaacacagcTAAAACATTGTAATCACccacaaacacccaaaaaacacccaaaaacacccaaaaaaacaccaaaaaacaccaaaaaacacctcaaaaacacCAGAACACCCCAACagacacccacaaacacaccacaaagACCCCTACTTAAACCCCAAACACCCCCtaactcccccttcccccccaatCCAAACAGGAGCCCAGGGGGATCGGTACGGCGAGCAGCGTTTGTTTGGGTCCCTCGGATGGGGTACGCTTGTTGTCATCACCGGTGCCCTGATTGACTACGCCTCGCTTGGACAAACGGAGAAGGACTACACCCCTGCGTTTGTCCTCTCGCTTGCTATTCTGTTCATCGACCTGTTAGCTGCGACTAGACTTGAGgttcgtttgtttgtgtgtgtgtgtgtgtgtgtgtgtgtgtgtgtgtgtgtgtgtttggggtgcgtttgttttctttgagggtgtttgtgtgtctctgtctgtctgtttacctctgtttttttttgttttttgtatgttttttggtgtttttttctgattttttgtcttatttatctattatctatctatctatctaattatctttctatctattaaTTCTCTaatctatttcattatttttttcaattttctttaatttattttgtgtttttctgtttttttttttttgtttttttctcattttctgggcttatatatctatctatctatctctatctatctctttatctatctatccactcatccacccttcCGTCTATTCAGGTGGAGGAGCTAAAGAAGAAAGTGCtgtttttttgcaatttttgggtgtttttgcagtttttcagtgtttcttggagtttttcagtgttttttctcattttttcagcttatctattaatttatctatctatctatccacccatccactcagccaTCCGTCTATTCCAGGTGGAGGGGCGGGAGAAGAaggtgctgtttttttttgtaatttttgtgtttttttgctgtttttcagtgttttttggtgtttttgctaaattttttcagcttatctattaatttatctatctatctatccacccatccactcagccTTCCGTCTATTccaggtggaggagcaggaggaaaaagtgcTGTTTTTTGGgcattttttggtgttttatggtgttttttggtgttttttgccaatttttttcagcttatctattaatatatctatctatctatccacccatccacccagccTTGCGTCTATTccaggtggaggagcaggagaaaaaaGTGCTGTTTTTTGGgcattttttggtgttttatggcgttttttggtgttttttgccaatttttttcagcttatctattaatatatctatctatctatccacccatccactcagccTTCCGTCTATTCCAGGTGGAGGAGCGGGAGAAAAAAGTGCTGTTTTTTGGgcattttttggtgttttatggcgttttttggtgttttttgctaaattttttcagtttatctattaatatatctatctatctatccacccatccactcagccTTCCGTCTATTCCAGGTGGAGGGGCGGGAGAAGGAGGTCGGAGCCAACGCGGGAACGGTCGTCAGGTTGATCTGCGAACCTCGTATTGTGCTGTTTATCctgtgctgtgtggtggtgggggtgtccACTGGCATTCTGTGGAcctaccaggtgtgtgtgggggggtggtggtgagggtagtggtggtggtggtattctaAGGGGTCTGGTtgtggaaggtggtggtggtggtggtattcttaggggtctggtggtggtggtgagggtagtggtggtggtggtattctaAGGGgtatggttgtggtggtggtagtggtggtagtggtggtggtattctaATGGgtctggttgtggtggtggtggtggtgagggtagtggtggtggtggtattctaAGGGgtatggttgtggtggtggtggtggttgtggttgtgaaggtggtggtgccaAAACcttagtaaaataaataaaaaaacacacacacacacacacacacacacacacacacacacacacacacacacacacacacacacacacaagattcacccaacaaaaaaacacaatttcttATCTCtcaaacacctcaaaacacacaaaaaaacacctaaTATAAAAAAACTAGCCTtccaccacaaaacacacaaaaaaaacacaattttctACTTTAAAACACCtcataaacaccaaaaacacccaaaaacatcccaaaaaacacaaatttctaccaaaaaacacccaaaaaaacacaaatttctaccaaaaaacacccaaaaaaaacaaattttctaccaaaaaacacccaaaaaaacacaaatttctaccaaaaaaaacacccaaaaaaacaaattttctaccaaaaaaacacccaaaaaacacaaatttctatcattaaacacccaaaaaaacagatttaaaccataaaacgccaaaaaacacaaatttctacctaaaaaaacacccaaaaaacacaaatttctccccaaaaacacccaaaaaccaaCAATTTctaccaaaaaacacccaaaaaacacaaatttctaccaaaaaaacacataaaaaacacaaatttctccccaaaaacacccaaaaaccaacaatttctacccaaaaacacccaaaaaccaccaaaaaaccacaaaaaaacacaaaaaacacaaaaaaaacacccaaaaaccaacaatttctacccaaaaacactaaaaaaccaccaaaaaacataaaaacccaaaaaaacacccaaaaaccaacaatttctacccaaaaaacacaaaaaaacgcaaaaaaacacaaaaaacccaaaaaacacccaaaaaaacacaaaaaaaaaaccctctaaGACCCTAATTCTTGCAGTTAATGTTGGTAGAGGATGTTGCCTTTGCCTGGGACTGCCACTTCTCCCACCTGAAGCTGCTGCAGGGACTTGTAATGGGTGTGCAATGTTTTGGTGGAGaactccccttcttcttcctctctggGTTCTTTATACGCAAACTGGGCCACTCCAATGCCATGtccctggtggtggcggtgttcgGTGTCCGCTACGTCCTGTACTACGCCATCACCAACCCCTGGGTGTTCCTACCGGTGGAGTTACTGAACGGACTGACCTTCGGAATCTTCTACGCCACCATGACGTCATACGCCAGTCAGGTCGCTCCTCCAGGGATGCAGGCGACTCTTCAGGGCATTGTGGGGGCGTCTTTCGAGGGcattggtgagtgtgtgtgtgtctgtgtgtgtttgtgtgggtgttttggggtgtttttgggtgtttttgggtgtttttggggtgtttttgggtttttttgggtgtgttttggtgtgtttttgggtgtttttggtgtgtttttggggtgtttttgtgttttggtgtgtttttgggtgtttttggggtgttttggtgtgtttttgggtgttttggtgtgtttttgggtgtttttgggtgtttttggtgtgtttttgtggtgtgtttttgggtgtttttggtgtgttttggtgttttggggtgtttttgggtgtttttggtgtgttttggtgtgtttttgggtgtttttggatgttttggtgtgttttggtgtgtttttgggtgtttttatgggtgttttggtgtgtttggtgtgtttttgggtgtttttgagtgttttggagtgttttttgggtattttttagtgtttttgagtgtttttggtcattttAGGTatcttggtttatttattttcttttttcttagtttttagtttttttgcatttttttgtgtttttttgggtaCATCACATAGcttaatttattgttttattttttcagtgtttttttaatgttttctagtgtttttttgctatatatatatgatatttaAGCATTTCAAAaaccctatttatttatttactaatttttttctcccctcctgtCTCCCCCGTACCCCCTTAACCCCCCAATACTCCCCCGTCCCCTATTTCTCTTCGTATCCCCTCCTGcgctccctccaccccctctaTCTATCACCCCACACCCCTTTCACCCCCATTTCCACCCCAAACCCCCTCTCCCCTATTCCTACAGGCGTGGCTACGGGGGGGTTCGTGGGGGGGGCTCTGTTCTTCACGGTGGGGGGGGGACGGACCTTCCTGTACACTGGGATCTTCAATATCCTCTTCACCGTTCTACACGTGTCTCTACACCTGCTCCTCCACACCTGTTGGCCCTCAGACGCTGCCCCAGGTAAGATGGGgctttttggggtgtttttggggtgtttttgagtgtttttgagtgtgttttgggtgtttttggggtgtttttgagtgtttttgggtgtttttgagtgttttggggtgtttttgggtgtttttgagtgtttttggggtgtttttgagtgtttttggggtgttttttgggtgttttgagtgttttggggtgtttgtgtgtgttttgggatgttttgggtgtttttgggtgtttttgggtgttttttgggtgtttttgggtgttttttgggtgttttggagtgtttttgggtgtgtttgggtgttttcgagtgtatttgtgtgtttttgggggtgttttggg
The Scylla paramamosain isolate STU-SP2022 unplaced genomic scaffold, ASM3559412v1 Contig3, whole genome shotgun sequence DNA segment above includes these coding regions:
- the LOC135096231 gene encoding major facilitator superfamily domain-containing protein 6-A-like, with amino-acid sequence MKLKIDMKLLPIKAHFFLLFAGTAPMLPFLPVYIRQQGISPTGISLIYTVLPFLGLVSKGLSGFLSDWLRIHRTVFLSSIVVCALGFFSIYFCPPMPRESDPKLASLNMTCGDLGSDLTFCDPSQRCARDDYLATLPSDLLVTCQIQCQQQQRPPPPPPPPSPGTEEKRERAEQQQQQQQQQQQQQQLQQLCLLWDVQPCPDKLNMSVVTSIGSFKRTFHCTSFPVANLTVEGQELEDLTCPVNTTNTTTVTPTVTCQATCDDPALMTFLGAPPTKAPSTYEEVIGHVQFWLHMICMVVAWAGLAVCVVMSDTICFQLLGAQGDRYGEQRLFGSLGWGTLVVITGALIDYASLGQTEKDYTPAFVLSLAILFIDLLAATRLEVEGREKEVGANAGTVVRLICEPRIVLFILCCVVVGVSTGILWTYQLMLVEDVAFAWDCHFSHLKLLQGLVMGVQCFGGELPFFFLSGFFIRKLGHSNAMSLVVAVFGVRYVLYYAITNPWVFLPVELLNGLTFGIFYATMTSYASQVAPPGMQATLQGIVGASFEGIGECVCVCVCLCGCFGVFLGVFGVFECFWSF